Proteins encoded by one window of Helicobacter sp. 11S03491-1:
- a CDS encoding EAL domain-containing protein, translated as MIKVTGDIDSLDFVQNQHNNMNAFIKKIYQGHVTNMAVIEIDNFNGIGIVYGIKAITQMVRNFYLEALKFFPQNYYRLYALGFGLFGLITTDKILLKSFVKKINAFNDLFIRHEFEINKQVKISLTLHIGISSKYMQDGYSKYRFDVLKEAFCALLDAKNTYRDLIVFDKNQINSKNIQEKIRITKIIYQAFSNDLLIPYFQPIVDLKTGEIFKYEALARIKTHHNRVIYPKDFLDVLKKTVIYARAIKQLIQKSIKIAIEKQIDISINLSIVDIENFDIGEWLLNQIQINHLGKRITIEITEQEGAKNFSVFSNFFKRLKQTGAQIAIDDFGCGYSNLEILMHIPIDFIKIDGSFITDIHKDAHKSRIVMGIVKFAKALHITTIAEYVMTEEIYKKVMELGVDYVQGYFIGKPIDLN; from the coding sequence ATGATTAAGGTCACTGGAGATATTGATAGTTTAGATTTTGTTCAAAACCAACATAACAATATGAATGCTTTTATCAAAAAAATCTATCAAGGTCATGTTACCAATATGGCAGTAATAGAGATTGATAATTTTAATGGTATTGGGATTGTTTATGGCATCAAAGCAATCACACAAATGGTTAGGAATTTTTATCTGGAAGCGCTGAAATTTTTTCCTCAAAATTATTACAGACTCTATGCGTTAGGTTTTGGACTTTTTGGATTGATAACAACAGATAAGATCCTTTTAAAATCTTTTGTCAAAAAAATCAATGCTTTTAATGATTTGTTTATCCGGCATGAATTTGAAATTAACAAACAAGTTAAAATTTCACTTACACTTCATATCGGCATCTCATCTAAATATATGCAAGATGGGTATTCGAAGTATCGGTTTGATGTCTTAAAAGAAGCTTTTTGCGCTCTTTTAGATGCAAAAAATACTTATAGAGACCTAATTGTATTTGACAAAAATCAAATAAATTCTAAGAATATTCAAGAAAAAATTAGAATTACTAAAATTATCTACCAAGCATTTAGCAATGATTTGTTGATCCCTTATTTCCAGCCCATAGTAGATTTAAAGACAGGTGAAATTTTTAAATATGAAGCATTAGCAAGGATAAAAACTCACCACAATCGTGTCATTTACCCTAAAGATTTTTTAGATGTTTTAAAAAAGACGGTGATTTATGCACGCGCTATCAAACAGCTTATCCAAAAATCTATAAAGATTGCCATTGAAAAACAAATTGATATTTCTATTAATTTGAGTATTGTTGATATAGAAAATTTTGATATTGGGGAATGGTTATTAAACCAGATACAAATCAATCATCTGGGAAAAAGAATTACAATTGAAATTACAGAACAAGAAGGAGCAAAAAATTTTAGCGTTTTTTCAAATTTTTTTAAAAGACTCAAGCAAACAGGCGCTCAAATTGCTATTGATGACTTTGGTTGCGGGTATTCTAATCTTGAAATACTCATGCATATCCCCATTGATTTTATTAAAATTGATGGCAGTTTTATTACAGATATTCATAAAGACGCTCATAAATCCCGGATTGTTATGGGGATTGTAAAATTTGCAAAAGCGCTCCATATTACTACTATTGCTGAGTATGTCATGACTGAAGAAATCTATAAAAAAGTCATGGAATTGGGAGTGGATTACGTTCAGGGTTATTTTATAGGCAAGCCAATAGATTTGAATTAA